One part of the Palaemon carinicauda isolate YSFRI2023 chromosome 23, ASM3689809v2, whole genome shotgun sequence genome encodes these proteins:
- the RpS4 gene encoding small ribosomal subunit protein eS4, producing MARGPKKHLKRLTAPKAWMLDKLGGVFAPRPSTGPHKLRECLPMVLLLRNRLKYAVTNTEVTKITMQRLIRVDGKIRTDRNYPTGFMDVVTIKKTGEHFRILYDVKGRFIPHRITDEEAKYKLCKVKKVSVGPKGVPFIVTSDGRTLRYPDPLVKVNDSILFDLETKKMKDFIKFESGNLCMITGGRNLGRVGTIVSRERHAGSFDVVHVKDSVGHTFATRLNNVFVIGKGTKAYISLPRGKGIKLSIAEERDRRLARKTN from the exons CGTGGTCCTAAAAAGCATCTGAAGAGGCTTACAGCCCCCAAGGCATGGATGTTGGACAAGTTAGGTGGTGTGTTTGCACCAAGGCCATCCACTGGGCCTCACAAGTTGCGTGAGTGCCTGCCCATGGTGCTTCTCCTTAGGAATCGTTTGAAGTATGCTGTGACAAATACTGAAGTAACCAAGATCACCATGCAAAGACTTATCCGCGTTGATGGAAAGATTCGCACAGATAGAAACTACCCAACAGGCTTCATGG ATGTTGTAACCATCAAGAAGACTGGGGAACACTTCCGTATTCTCTATGATGTAAAAGGCAGATTCATCCCTCACCGCATCACTGACGAGGAAGCAAAG TACAAGCTCTGCAAGGTGAAGAAAGTGTCTGTTGGACCAAAGGGTGTTCCCTTCATTGTAACCTCTGACGGTCGCACACTGCGCTACCCTGACCCCCTCGTGAAGGTCAATGACTCCATCTTGTTTGACTTGGAGACCAAGAAGATGAAGGATTTCATCAAATTTGAATCTG GTAACTTGTGCATGATCACTGGAGGCCGTAACTTGGGTCGTGTTGGAACAATTGTATCTCGTGAACGACACGCTGGTAGCTTTGATGTAGTCCATGTTAAGGACTCCGTTGGTCACACCTTTGCTACTAG GCTGAACAATGTGTTTGTTATTGGTAAGGGTACCAAGGCCTACATTTCCCTGCCCCGTGGTAAAGGCATCAAGTTGAGCATTGCAGAGGAACGTGATCGCAGGTTGGCTAGAAAAACCAACTAA